GTTGAGGCAGCCATCTATTTACGGAAACAGGAACTTGAAGTGACTCTCGTAAGCGACAGGGACTTTTTTTACATTTATCCCACCTCTATCTGGATCCCGACGGGTGAAGCAACGATGGAAGATGTCTCTGTACCGCTGGATGAACTGGCATTTGCACACGGCTTTGAACTCATTGTCGATCCGGTCACGGCACTGGATGCAAAAGCAAAACATGTGACCCTGCAGAGTGGCCGTGTACTTGATGAGTATGAGTACATCGTTGTTGCACTGGGCCAGGAGAAGATCAAGCTCAAGGGGATAGAGAACACCCTTTCTATCTGTGGCCAACCGGAAGAGGCGACGGCCCTGTATGAGAAGCTGGATGCCCTGGTACAAAAAGGAAGCGGGAAGATTGCTATGGGATTTGGCGGGAACCCGAAGGACAGTTCCGCAGTACGCGGAGGACCGGCATTTGAAGTGCTTTTCAATGTCGACACCTACCTGAAAAGCAAAGGGATCCGTGACAACTTCGAACTGACATTCTTCGCACCGATGGAGAAGCCCGGACAGAAGATGGGTGACAAAGCACTGGTAATGATGGACAAGATGTTCAAGATGACCAATATCAATAAAAAGGTGGGTGTAAAGATCACGGCATTTGAAGAGGATGGTATCAGCTTTGAAGACGGCACAAAACTGGAGTCCGACCTGACGATGTTCATCTCTGCGGGGACCGGACACAGTATCATCGCCGAGTCCGGTCTGCCTCTGAGCGATGCCGGTTTTGTCGTCACGAACGAATACAATGAGATTGAAGGTTTCGAAGGTATCTATGTGATCGGTGATTCAGTCTCTCTGATGGGTCCGGAGTGGAGAGCCAAACAGGGGCATGTGGCTGAAGTGATGGCACGTAATGTCGCCTACAATATCTTTCAGCATATGCAGAACATCGATTCGAAGCAGAGTTATATGGAGCATCTCAACATTCTTTGTGTGATGGATACGGGTAACGGTGCTGCATTTGTTTACAGGGACAACAAAGGGGGCAAGATGATACCTATGCCGCTGGTGGGCCACTGGATGAAAAAAGGCTGGGGTTGGTATTGCCGAAACTCCAAACTTGGGAAGATCCCAAGATTGCCTGGAATGTGAGACCCGTTAAGCAAATGACACCTGCGTGTCATTTGTAGGGTCGAAACCGGAGCGGTGGAGCAAAGCGACCCGCGAAGGCAGAGGAGAAGTAACAACGTAAATTAATGTCTCAGGACAACGAAAAGGAATAGAAAAAGTGAAGCAAATAACAGTCATGGAAAAATATCCTGTCTACACACTGGAGATAGGAAAAGAGGAAACAGATTATAAAAGTATAGATGAGATATTCTCCTATCTCAAGTCACAGATCGAAGCACATCCTATTGCTACCTATATAGGAGAGTTCGACCACTATGCGCATACAAAGTCGCTTGAAGTCGGTGAGATCAATGAAGATATCCTTGCAGCAAAGAACCTGATCTGCTGTTTCGGGAAAGTGCTGCCAAAACCCGAAGTACTCGCCGTACGCCCGCGTTCCATAGGGGTTGCGGAGAAAGCAGGGAGTTTTGTGATCAGCTTCCTCGAAGCGCCCAATGCCGGTGCGAACAAAGATATGGAAGCGTGGGTCAAAGGGCTTCTTAACAAATAAATGAGTACCTTTTTCATACGTCTGCTCCTTCTCTCTTTGCTTCTCGACGGATGTGAAGAGACATTCCCCGTATACCAGAGTTACTGTCAAAAGAGTAAAACAGACTTTCCCTCCTGTCTGCATTATATGGTAGAGGCACCTGTAGAGAAGGAGCGTATCGAAAAAGCCTTCGGACTTCCCAATGATCCCTCCTGCCCCTATACCGTGAGTCTTACCAAATACTGCGTGGGGAAATGCACCAATCCCTATGTAAAAAGTGTCGGAGGTGACTTTAACGGATATGTTCGAATAGAAGTCAAAAAAGGTTTCAAGTGTTACTATAAGATACAGTCAGATTATAAAAACAGCATGAAAGCGGCATTTGAGAGGGTATTGAAAGCGGTTGAAAAAGAGCATAAAAGTCCCGAAAACGCAAAAAAAATCTAATTAAGACTAAATTTATCCTAATTAAGTCATAATACGTGTATCAAAATTAATTAAAGGATATTAAATGGCAACAGTAACATTTAAAAACGACATCGTATGTAACCTCTCAGGAAATGAAATCAATGTAGGTGATACAGCACCGGTAGTAACAGTAGTAAACTGTAACCCAATGCTCCAGGATGAGCAGGTAGGCGGAGAAGGTAAAGTGCAGCTTGTAGTAGCAGTTCCTTCACTTGACACAGGTGTATGTGATGCAGAAACAAGAAGATTCAACACAGAAGCAGCGTCTCTTGACGGTGTAGAGGTGATCACAGTCTCTATGGACCTTCCATTTGCAGCAGCAAGATGGTGTGGTGCAGCCGGTATCGAAAACATCAAAGTATGTTCAGATTTCAGAAACAGAGACTTCGCTAACGCTTACGGTGTACTTTTGGCAGACGGACCACTCGCAGGTGTACTTGCAAGAGTGATCTTTGTGATCGGTAAAGACGGTAAAGTAACGTACAAGCAGGTTGTACCTGAAATTACAGAAGAGCCGAACTACGAAGAAGCACTTGAAGCTGCAAAAGCTGCTGCGAACGCGTAAGTTTTTTTCAAAGCCCCTCCCGGGCTTTGAACCCTGATACCTCTCTTTTTTCAAAACTCCCTTTTTCACCTTTTTATTTTTCTCTATTTTTGTTACAATCGCTTTATGCATATTAAAATCTATTTTTTACCTGTCACTGTCATACTCATGTTCCTGTTCGCAGGCTGCGAACCAAGCGGGCCCAAAGACCGTTACAACCTTTCCGAATGCAAAAAAGAGCTGATGAGTGCAGAGGACTACTCCGAAGCCGATGCGATCGACAGGATCGTCGTGATCAAAAAAAAGCGTATGATGTACCTTTACAAGGATGGCAAGGTCAAAGGGAGTTTTCCTATTTCTCTGGGCAGGAATCCGGTAGGACACAAGCAGCAAAAGGGGGATTACCGTACCCCGGAGGGTGAATTCTTCATTCACAGGAAACTCTGCTCTCCCAAATACTACCGCTCTTTGTGCATCTCCTACCCCCGGCCCGAGGACAAGGCCCGTGCCAGGGCAAGAGGCGTGAACCCCGGGGGAGATATCACGATCCATGCACAGCCCAAATGGAATGCGGACGGCAGCGGCGACAAGTATACCCTTGCACGCAACTGGACACAGGGATGCGTGGCCGTTACAAACAGCTCGATGAAGAAACTCTGGTATGCGGTACGCGAAGGTGTACCGGTCACGATAAAATAGTATTGGCTGAAGGGCAGGGATTGGCATATACACAAAAACAGATAGACAAATTCAATCGGCAGAAGTACATCACCGAGTTGGAGAAGATCAGCAAGAACCTCTTCCGTATGTTCCGTGATGAGAAGATGAGTGCGGAAGATTTTGTTACGAAATTCAGACAGCTTAAGAAAAAATTTGATGAGAAAAGTGCGATCCATCTGGATTCGGAGTACCATCAGCAATTGAAATCCTATATAGAACGGCTTTTTCTTCAAACCTGCGGTAATGAGGGGTTTGATGATAAAGCGCTTTCAGATATCCGGGAGGCGGAGATGAGCAATCTCAACCGGTTGCAAAAGCTGAAGAACGGTACAAGTTATAAAAAAGAGAAACATAAATCAAAACACAAGAACGAGGATTGGGGATAAACATGATCAGAAATACAATACTTTTGGCAGCAGGGGCAGCGGCTCTGTTCCTCAGCGGATGCGGTGAACCACGTGCATACGGGAAAGTGGACAAGACACCTTATGAGATACGTGAATGCAACAAGGAACTCTACCGGGGAATAGATACGGATCCTGAAAAACATATAGACAAGATCGTGGTACACAAGAAGAAAAGAGAACTTGCCATGTACAAAAAAGGAAAACTGATATATGCCTGTAAAGTCTCATTGGGCAAGAACGGGGACAAGGGTGACAAGGTCCAGGCAGGTGATTACCGTACACCGGAAGGGTCTTACAGGATCGTCAGAAAAAAATGTGACCCGAGACTCTACAAATCACTGATGATCTCCTATCCGAATGCGGAAGACAAAGCCAGGGCCAGAGCAAATGGTGTGAAGCCGGGAGGCTATATCACGATCCATGGACAGCCAAAATGGAATGCTGATGGTCATGCCGACCGTTTTACACTGGCACATGACTGGACGGAAGGGTGCATGGCAGTCTCCAACAAAGCGATCGATGCACTCTGGATAGCGGTAAAAAACGGGGTAAAAATAGATATTTATCCATAATTTGAACTAATCTCGGAACTTTTAGCTAAATTTGATAAATGTTATATTATCATATTGAATAATATTGGACATAAAAGGAGAAAACATGAAGAGCGCGTTGATCGCATTGGGTATGGCTATGTCATTTGGACTGCTGGTTGCAGGAGGAAATGTTTCGCCGGTTGCACCGATTTCGGAGCCGGGAGCGAACTGTTATCCTGACGAGGTGTATGTTGAAGAGGATGCACAGTTGATGTGGCAGGATCAGAAGTATACCGACAAAGAGGACGGGGCCTATAAAAGAAACCGTTCTTACGGTAAAGCAGGGACATGGAAACATGCCGTGAATTACTGTAAAAGACTTGACTATGCCGGCTATACGGACTGGAGACTGCCGACATCCGATGAGCTGATGCATGTACACAGAATTCCAGGACAGGTATTCAAATATTTCAGAGGGGACGACTTCTGGAGCTCTACCCCGACCGTAGAGAACAAATACAATGTGGTCTATCCTGCAGATGCCTACCAGTATCAGCGCAAGCCGAGCCAGTCGAACTATATCAGATGTGTACGCTGTACGGCTTCGGATATACAGCAGTAGTTTAGAGGAGCCTGATCTCCTCTTTGAGCGCAATGCCGTATTGTGCTTGAACCTTTTCTTTCGCCAATTCCAAAAGGGTTTTGGCATCCTCGTAGGTACCACCCCCCAGATTTACCAGAAAGTTCGCATGCACATCACTCCATTGCATATTCCCTTTTTTAACCCCTTTCAAGCCTACTGCTTCGATCAGTCTGCCTGCATGGTCATTGGGTGGATTTTTAAAGGCGGAACCGGCACTTGGGTCATGGGGCTGGTTGTTTCTCAGGGAAAGCAGTTCATCTAAGAGTGTCTGATCGAAACCTTTTTTTATTTTGAATTTTGCTGCTGTTGCAACACCACCCAGGTGGGCATACCGGTAGCCGTGCCCGATCTGCTCTTTGGGTATCCACTTGCCATCTATCTCGATACTCTGTAGAATGTCGAAGACCTCATAGTTTTTGACCCCCGCGTTCATTGCAAGCATTCCGCCCAGGGTACCGGGCAGTTTTGCACAGAATTCAAAACCGCCAATGTTGTTTTTTCTGGCATAGGATACGATACGTCCTGTAGGCATGGCTGCACCGATAATGAGCATCTCTCCTTCCTGTTCGATGAAGGCGAAGTCCTTGCTGAGCATCATTAACGGAGGTGGTGTGGGAGAGATAAGAAGATTGTTCGCACCGCCGATGAGATATCTCTCCTTAGGGAGCTTATCGTCTTTCTCTATCATCAAGACTTCTGTAGGCTGTCCGATCCTGATACTGGAGTATTTGGAGAAATCGATGGTTTTAAAGAACAAAGAGCGCTCCTTGTTCTTTAGTGAATAGTGTTGGTATCTTTTTCTTCAAAAAACTTTTATCTGCCAAGGTTGACAGTTGCGTATGTATGCTTATCATTCCTACTTCGATCTCAGATCGCTATACTCTTTAGGGATCAGATAGTCCTCTGTTTTGACCGGACATTCCCAAAGGCCGTGTTTGAAACCTATATCATAGAGTGTGTCAAGGGCTTTGAGTTGCAGGTCAGAGAGTTCGACAGAGTCGTCCGAAGCGTACATGTCCAGATATTTGTTGAGCATGCTATCCGAGATTCTGACAAGGTTGTCTGCTTCAAGTTTGGTACAGAGCTCCTCTTTTCTGTCATTGGCGACTTTTACACCGTCGATGAGGATATTTTCGATATTGATCGCGCGGTTGAGGGGCAGACTGCGTCTGAGAGCCATGCCCCCGAGCGGGAGAGGAAGGCCCTCTCCGGCCAATTCGACCCAAATATCCCAGATCTCTTTTTCCACTTCGAGGCTTTCATCAAAATCAAGGATCGACTCATGGATGAGTACGCCCGCATCCACTTTTCCACTGACCACTGCCTCTTCGATCTCCAGAAAATCCATATAAACAGGACGAGCATCAGGGTAGTAGATGCGAAAGAGCATCGCGTTGGTGGTGTATTTCCCGGAGAGTGCAACTTTGAAGTTGCGTTTGAGCCTCTTCTCTTTGTGTTTGATCAGTTTGGGACCGTACCCTTCGCCGAAACTGACCGCAGTACGAAGCAGCGCATACTCCTCTTTGATGAGTGGGTACATCCCGAAGCTGATGGCAGAGACATCATAGGTCCCTCTCAGTGCTTCCACATTGAGGGTTTCTATGTCCAGACCGATATTTTCGAATGAATACCCTTTGGTATCTACCCAGCCGAACTTGATGGCATAGTACATGAAGATATCGTCTGCATCGGGAGAGTGGGCTAGCTGGATGGTTCTGGACATGAAGACTCGCTTTGATTTGGTGTGGATGTATTTTATCATAAGGGGACAAAAAAAGAAATGTATAAAAAATATGACAATATGACATATTTTTTACTCTTTGTCCGATTTTGTATTAAACTGCCAACAAGACTAAACAATATCTAAAATTTTAGATAAAATTCAACAGATAAAGGAAAAGGACATGACAATGGCAATGGATGCACAGAAACAAAAAGCACTCGATATGGCAATCAAGCAGATAGACAAAACCTTCGGCAAAGGGACGTTGATGAGACTGGGAGACAAAGAGTTTGAACCGATCGCGGCGATCTCTACAGGTTCTCTCGGACTGGACATGGCACTGGGTATCGGTGGGATTCCCCAGGGGCGTATCATCGAGGTATACGGTCCGGAATCTTCCGGTAAAACGACATTGGCACTCCAGACGATCGCTTCGGCACAGAAAGAGGGGATGGTATGTGCCTTCATCGATGCAGAGCATGCCCTCGATGTGCTCTATGCGAAGAATCTTGGTGTAGATACGGACAACCTTCTGGTCTCACAGCCCGATTTCGGGGAGCAGGCACTGGATGTGCTTGAAACCCTGACGCGATCAGGCGCGGTCGATCTGATCGTAGTGGACTCCGTAGCGGCACTGACACCAAAATCCGAAATAGAGGGGGATATGGGAGACACACACGTAGGGCTTCAGGCACGTCTGATGTCCCAGGCCCTTCGTAAATTGACCGCGATCCTGCATAAGACGAATACTACCGTGATCTTCATCAACCAGATCCGTATGAAGATCGGTACGATGGGGTATGGTTCGCCAGAGACAACGACAGGCGGAAATGCACTGAAGTTCTACTGTTCGGTGCGTATCGATGTCAGACGTATCGCTACGCTCAAGCAGGGGGAGTCTCAGATCGGTAACCGTGTAAAAGCGAAAGTGGTCAAGAACAAAGTGGCCCCGCCGTTCAGACAGGCAGAATTTGACATCATGTTCGGTGAAGGGATCTCCTATATCGGCGAGTTGATCGACTATGGTATCAAGATGGATATCGTTGACAAATCGGGTGCCTGGTTCTCTTATGGCGCAGAAAAGCTCGGGCAGGGGAAAGAGAATGCAAAGCTGACACTGAAAGAGAACCCCGAGCTCAGAGCAGAGATAGAAGCAAAGGTCAAAGAAGCCCTGGGTTTCGGTGCTGCACTGACCGTAGATGAAAGTGAAATGAACGACGACGTCTGATCCTCCTCTTTCTCCGGTACAGAACTTATCTCTTCTGTGCCGGTTTTACCTTACGTATCCCTGCTTTACTTTTCCCCGCCAGACTATCTCTGCTGCTGCAATACCATTGGGTCTTAGGATAATTTGGATAAAATATTTGAATTGATTATGCAGATAAAGGATAAAGATGGTTTATATTGATGAGATCATAGCAACAGAGGTGATGGACAGTCGTGGAAATCCAACAGTAAGAGCAACAGTGAGCCTGAGTGACGGTACGGTAGAAAGTGCCATCGTCCCCAGCGGTGCAAGTACAGGGAAGAGAGAAGCACTTGAACTCCGTGACGGAGGGGACCGCTATATGGGCAAAGGGGTACTTCAGGCCTGTGACAATGTCAACGGTGCAATCAGTGATGCACTTGTAGGGCTCAGCCCCTTCAATCAGGCGGAGATCGATCTGATCATGAAAGAGGTTGACGGTACAGAGAACTATGCAACCCTTGGTGCCAATGCGGTACTGGGTGTTTCCATGGCAGTGGCACGTGCGGCGGCACGGTCTCTCAAAATGCCGTTGTACCGTTACCTTGGCGGTGCCAATGCCGTTACCATGCCGGTACCGATGCTGAACATCATCAACGGTGGAGAGCATGCGAACAATTCGGTGGACTTCCAGGAATATATGGTCATGCCTATCGGATTTGACAGATTCTCGGAAGGGCTTAGAGCCTGTGCCGAGGTATACCACAACCTCAAAAAGATCATCGATGAGATGGGTGAGAGTACAGCGGTCGGTGATGAAGGAGGTTTCGCTCCGAATCTCAAAAGCAATGAGGAACCCATCCAGGTGATCATGAAGGCGATCGAGAAGGCAGGCTATGTTCCGGGTGAACAGATCGCGATCGCACTTGATGTCGCTGCCAGTGAACTGATCAATGACGATGGGAAATATGTACTGAAATCAGAGAACAGAGAGCTGACAAGTTCGGAGCTTACAGCCTATTATGCCGATATGTGCGAAAAATACCCGATCGTTTCCATCGAAGACGGTCTGAGCGAGGATGACTGGAGCGGATGGAAAGAGTTGACAGAAGTACTTGGCAACAAAGTACAGCTGGTGGGAGATGACCTTTTTGTGACCAACGTGGCGATCCTTGCCGAAGGGATTGAAAAAGATATCGCCAACTCCATTCTTATCAAGCCTAACCAGATCGGTACGGTGTCCGAGACGATGCAGACGGTCAGATTGGCCCAGCGTTCAGGATATACCTGTGTCATGAGTCACCGCTCCGGAGAGAGTGAAGACACCTTCATCGCCGATTTTGCCGTAGCACTGAATACCGGAGAGATCAAAACAGGATCCACTGCGAGAAGTGATAGGATCGCAAAATACAACAGACTGCTCGAGATCGAAGCGGAGTTGGGGCAGTTCGAGTACCTCGGTACCTCGCTCTTCTCAAAG
Above is a window of Sulfurovum riftiae DNA encoding:
- a CDS encoding L,D-transpeptidase family protein, which codes for MHIKIYFLPVTVILMFLFAGCEPSGPKDRYNLSECKKELMSAEDYSEADAIDRIVVIKKKRMMYLYKDGKVKGSFPISLGRNPVGHKQQKGDYRTPEGEFFIHRKLCSPKYYRSLCISYPRPEDKARARARGVNPGGDITIHAQPKWNADGSGDKYTLARNWTQGCVAVTNSSMKKLWYAVREGVPVTIK
- a CDS encoding menaquinone biosynthesis family protein, whose protein sequence is MSRTIQLAHSPDADDIFMYYAIKFGWVDTKGYSFENIGLDIETLNVEALRGTYDVSAISFGMYPLIKEEYALLRTAVSFGEGYGPKLIKHKEKRLKRNFKVALSGKYTTNAMLFRIYYPDARPVYMDFLEIEEAVVSGKVDAGVLIHESILDFDESLEVEKEIWDIWVELAGEGLPLPLGGMALRRSLPLNRAINIENILIDGVKVANDRKEELCTKLEADNLVRISDSMLNKYLDMYASDDSVELSDLQLKALDTLYDIGFKHGLWECPVKTEDYLIPKEYSDLRSK
- a CDS encoding DUF1566 domain-containing protein, which produces MKSALIALGMAMSFGLLVAGGNVSPVAPISEPGANCYPDEVYVEEDAQLMWQDQKYTDKEDGAYKRNRSYGKAGTWKHAVNYCKRLDYAGYTDWRLPTSDELMHVHRIPGQVFKYFRGDDFWSSTPTVENKYNVVYPADAYQYQRKPSQSNYIRCVRCTASDIQQ
- a CDS encoding NAD(P)/FAD-dependent oxidoreductase, whose protein sequence is MKKVLVLGGGFAGVEAAIYLRKQELEVTLVSDRDFFYIYPTSIWIPTGEATMEDVSVPLDELAFAHGFELIVDPVTALDAKAKHVTLQSGRVLDEYEYIVVALGQEKIKLKGIENTLSICGQPEEATALYEKLDALVQKGSGKIAMGFGGNPKDSSAVRGGPAFEVLFNVDTYLKSKGIRDNFELTFFAPMEKPGQKMGDKALVMMDKMFKMTNINKKVGVKITAFEEDGISFEDGTKLESDLTMFISAGTGHSIIAESGLPLSDAGFVVTNEYNEIEGFEGIYVIGDSVSLMGPEWRAKQGHVAEVMARNVAYNIFQHMQNIDSKQSYMEHLNILCVMDTGNGAAFVYRDNKGGKMIPMPLVGHWMKKGWGWYCRNSKLGKIPRLPGM
- the eno gene encoding phosphopyruvate hydratase gives rise to the protein MVYIDEIIATEVMDSRGNPTVRATVSLSDGTVESAIVPSGASTGKREALELRDGGDRYMGKGVLQACDNVNGAISDALVGLSPFNQAEIDLIMKEVDGTENYATLGANAVLGVSMAVARAAARSLKMPLYRYLGGANAVTMPVPMLNIINGGEHANNSVDFQEYMVMPIGFDRFSEGLRACAEVYHNLKKIIDEMGESTAVGDEGGFAPNLKSNEEPIQVIMKAIEKAGYVPGEQIAIALDVAASELINDDGKYVLKSENRELTSSELTAYYADMCEKYPIVSIEDGLSEDDWSGWKELTEVLGNKVQLVGDDLFVTNVAILAEGIEKDIANSILIKPNQIGTVSETMQTVRLAQRSGYTCVMSHRSGESEDTFIADFAVALNTGEIKTGSTARSDRIAKYNRLLEIEAELGQFEYLGTSLFSK
- the recA gene encoding recombinase RecA, encoding MAMDAQKQKALDMAIKQIDKTFGKGTLMRLGDKEFEPIAAISTGSLGLDMALGIGGIPQGRIIEVYGPESSGKTTLALQTIASAQKEGMVCAFIDAEHALDVLYAKNLGVDTDNLLVSQPDFGEQALDVLETLTRSGAVDLIVVDSVAALTPKSEIEGDMGDTHVGLQARLMSQALRKLTAILHKTNTTVIFINQIRMKIGTMGYGSPETTTGGNALKFYCSVRIDVRRIATLKQGESQIGNRVKAKVVKNKVAPPFRQAEFDIMFGEGISYIGELIDYGIKMDIVDKSGAWFSYGAEKLGQGKENAKLTLKENPELRAEIEAKVKEALGFGAALTVDESEMNDDV
- a CDS encoding DUF6858 family protein, with translation MKQITVMEKYPVYTLEIGKEETDYKSIDEIFSYLKSQIEAHPIATYIGEFDHYAHTKSLEVGEINEDILAAKNLICCFGKVLPKPEVLAVRPRSIGVAEKAGSFVISFLEAPNAGANKDMEAWVKGLLNK
- a CDS encoding L,D-transpeptidase family protein, whose translation is MIRNTILLAAGAAALFLSGCGEPRAYGKVDKTPYEIRECNKELYRGIDTDPEKHIDKIVVHKKKRELAMYKKGKLIYACKVSLGKNGDKGDKVQAGDYRTPEGSYRIVRKKCDPRLYKSLMISYPNAEDKARARANGVKPGGYITIHGQPKWNADGHADRFTLAHDWTEGCMAVSNKAIDALWIAVKNGVKIDIYP
- a CDS encoding UDP-N-acetylmuramate dehydrogenase, whose amino-acid sequence is MFFKTIDFSKYSSIRIGQPTEVLMIEKDDKLPKERYLIGGANNLLISPTPPPLMMLSKDFAFIEQEGEMLIIGAAMPTGRIVSYARKNNIGGFEFCAKLPGTLGGMLAMNAGVKNYEVFDILQSIEIDGKWIPKEQIGHGYRYAHLGGVATAAKFKIKKGFDQTLLDELLSLRNNQPHDPSAGSAFKNPPNDHAGRLIEAVGLKGVKKGNMQWSDVHANFLVNLGGGTYEDAKTLLELAKEKVQAQYGIALKEEIRLL
- the tpx gene encoding thiol peroxidase, translating into MATVTFKNDIVCNLSGNEINVGDTAPVVTVVNCNPMLQDEQVGGEGKVQLVVAVPSLDTGVCDAETRRFNTEAASLDGVEVITVSMDLPFAAARWCGAAGIENIKVCSDFRNRDFANAYGVLLADGPLAGVLARVIFVIGKDGKVTYKQVVPEITEEPNYEEALEAAKAAANA